The following is a genomic window from Bosea sp. RAC05.
GCCGAGATGTTCGGGGCGCTGCCCTTCGCCGCCACCCTCGCGAGCACGATCATGGCCTACGACCTCGTCGGCCTGCAGACGGCGACCGACGTCTCGAACCTGATCGGCTGTCTCTCGGCGATGAGCGGCGCCCGCAGCGACGGACGCAAGGTCCGGGTCGGACGGCGCGAAACCATCATCCAGCCCTTCCCGATCGGCATTGATGTCGAGGCCTTCCGCAAGCTCGCCGCGGCCTCGGTCCGGTCCGCGACGACGCCACTGAAGACGACGCGCCAGTCGCTGGGCGAGCGCAAGCTGGTGATCGGGGTCGACCGCCTCGATTACTCGAAGGGCATCGTCCAGAGGCTGGAGGCCTTCGGTCACTTCCTGCGCAGCCATCCCGACCAGCGCGGCCGCGTCGGCCTGCTGCAGATCGCACCGCCCTCGCGCTCGGACGTGCCCGAATATGCCGAGCTCGACCGGCAGTCCGACGAGGTCGCGGGGCGCCTCAACGCGGCGCTGGGCGAGTTCGACTGGACGCCGATCCGCGTCGTGAAGAAGGCCTATTCGCGCAACGCTCTGGCCGGCTTCTACCGTCGCGCCCAGGTCGGCCTCGTCACGCCGATGCGGGACGGGATGAACCTCGTCGCGAAGGAGTACATCGCGGCGCAGGACCCGGCCGATCCCGGCGTTCTGGTGCTGTCGCGCTTCGCCGGCGCCGCCCACCAGATGGGCGAGGCATTGATCGTCAACCCTTACGACCTGCATGAGGTCGCCGAGGCCATCCGCACCGCACTCGCCATGCCGAAATCGGAACGGATCCGACGCTTCGAGCGCCTCTATGCGACGATCGAGGCGACCGACATCGGCTGGTGGACGCAGCGCTATCTCGATGCGCTGTCGGACATCGAGGTCACGCCGTCCGATAGCCCGTCGCCGCGCAACGAGACCAGCACCGTCGTGACGTCGCGCCCTGCCGTGACCCCGGCTGCGAAAAGCGGCCGGCCCAAGCCGCCGCGCCGCAAGGCCGGCGCCCTTGATGACGCCCCAAAACCCGGCCAGGGGCGGGCCAGCCGGACTCCGGCGAAGACCGGTCGGGCACCCGCTTCCCGGCGGCCTGCGTCACCGTCCGGCTGAGGCTGCCGCCCCGGCCCTTGCCGAACCCCGCGCGCGGTGGCTAGAACGCCCGCAAGGCA
Proteins encoded in this region:
- a CDS encoding alpha,alpha-trehalose-phosphate synthase (UDP-forming); this translates as MRLVVVSNRVTIPERNEKAAAGGLAVALREALEKRGGLWFGWSGEVAEASAPPRIAERGNVTYAVTDLTEAERQSYYLGFSNRALWPLMHYRLGLTEFSRVDYAGYLAVNRRFAKALVGLLRPDDVIWIHDYHLIPLAAELRRRGVTNRIGYFHHIPWPPAEMFGALPFAATLASTIMAYDLVGLQTATDVSNLIGCLSAMSGARSDGRKVRVGRRETIIQPFPIGIDVEAFRKLAAASVRSATTPLKTTRQSLGERKLVIGVDRLDYSKGIVQRLEAFGHFLRSHPDQRGRVGLLQIAPPSRSDVPEYAELDRQSDEVAGRLNAALGEFDWTPIRVVKKAYSRNALAGFYRRAQVGLVTPMRDGMNLVAKEYIAAQDPADPGVLVLSRFAGAAHQMGEALIVNPYDLHEVAEAIRTALAMPKSERIRRFERLYATIEATDIGWWTQRYLDALSDIEVTPSDSPSPRNETSTVVTSRPAVTPAAKSGRPKPPRRKAGALDDAPKPGQGRASRTPAKTGRAPASRRPASPSG